In Lacinutrix sp. Bg11-31, the DNA window TAAGAAATAATTATTAGTTTAATACTATTCAGGAATTCAATTTGTGAAATTCTGAAATAAATTATAACTAGATTCCCTTTTTCAAGGGAATAAAAACAAAATAGTTTTTATGAAAAAAAGAGTTACAGGAATTGGAGGATTATTTTTTAAAAGTAAAGATCCAAAAGCAGCAAAAGATTGGTACAGTAAACATTTAGGTTTTAATACAGACGATTATGGTTGTACTTTCTGGACAAAAGATAAAGAAGGAAAGGATTGCTCGACACAATGGTCTCCTTTTAAGGACGATACAACATATTTTGAGCCTTCAAAAAAAGAGTTCATGTTTAATTATCGTGTAGAAAACTTACACGAACTATTAGCTGCTTTAAAAGAAGAAGGCGTTACTATTGTTGGAAAAGTTGAAGAATACGACTACGGGAAATTTGGTTGGATTTTAGATAATGATGGTAACAAGATAGAACTCTGGGAACCAATAGATAAGGCTTTTTTGTAGGCAACCCTTTTTTTAGTACTTTTAAAGAATAATTAATCAACTACTAAAACAAAAAATAATGTCTGACGAAAAAAATTTAAAAGACGGTCTTGACGATATGTTAGGAGACGCAAAAGATGGTGCAAAAAAAGCAGCAGATAAGGCTAGTGAATTAGCAGAAGATGCTAAAGAAAAAGCAAGTGAATTTGCAGACGATGCTAAAGAAACTATTAGTGATTTTACCGATAGTGCAAAAGAAGCATTTACAGGCGCTACTGGTGAAAACAAAAAAGTTTTAGCTGGAGTTTTAGGTATATTATTAGGAGCTTTTGGAGTTCATAAGTTTATTTTAGGTTACACTAAAGAAGGTATTATTATGGCTGTAGTAGGCGTGTTAGGTTTCTTTTTATGTGGTATACCAACAATGATAGTAAGTGTAGTAGGTTTAGTTGAAGGTATAATGTATATAACTAAAACAGACGAAGAATTTTACAATACTTACCAAGTAGGTAGAAAACCTTGGTTCTAAATAAAAATTAAAAAACCGAATATTTTATAGTATTCGGTTTTTTGTTTAAATATAAAACGTAATATTGCAATATCACAATTACATAAAACAATGGGCTTTACTAAAAAACACATTTTTGACGAGCAGCAAAATCAAATAGCAAGTTTTACAAAAATGATTGGGCATCCTGCTAGAGTATCAATTATTCAGCATATTAGCCTAAACAAAGATTGTAACTGTAATAGTCTTGTAAAAGCAATTGGATTAGCACAACCAACTATTTCGCAGCATCTTGCCGAAATAAGAAAAACGGGATTATTAAAACAAACCATTAAAGGTAAAAACCTGTTTTATAGTATAAACCAGGATAAATTAAATGAGTCTAGACGTTTAATAAACGACTTCTTTGTAAAGACACAGGTTAACTGCTCTAAAGAATAAACAGTATTGTAATATAAGTTCTGTTTTCTTTTGCAAATAATTACAAACCGTAATCTAGAGGTAAAACATCACCTATTCTTTGATTACCCATAAAACCACTAAAAATAACTTTATCTATTGGAGAGTGATTACCTTGATTATCTATTTCAAAACTTTCTACTTTACTTTCGACACTAGACCTATTACCATCACATAAAACATCTAACTTTGATGTTATTGCAACTTTGGTAATATTTAAGCTGTCATTTTTTAAAATTCTAATATGACGAGATGGCTCTCTTTTAGTACTGTTTTTGAAAATTTGAAAATTTTCTTCATTAAGGCTATTACTTGCAATAGACCTCATAAAATGTAAGGTAGAACCTTTATAAGCTTTTTCTCTATTTAACAAAGCTAGCTTATGTTTACCTGAGTCTATATTCTCAAAAAACGTAGTCCCTGAGTAAGACATAAATGTGACCGTTTTAGATAACTTCTCTAAGTTTTTTCTGCCTTTTATTTTTATATCATAGTTAATATAAAAGTCTTCAATATCGTATGTTAAAACATAATCTAAACTTTCGTTTTTAACAATTACAGGAGCTTTGGCAGAAACTATTAGTTGCTTGGTTTCTCTTTCAAAATTTAAAACAAGAACCTCTTCATTTAAAATCACACATTTCTTTCCAAATTCTGAACGACCTAAAAACTCTCTTCTAAATTCTTTAAGTTTAAATTCTCTAGACCATTCATCTCTACTTTCTAAAACAACTTCTGATAAAACGTTTAAATCGACTTCTAATTTAAATGTTTTTTTACTTTCGAAATTTTTAACACTATGAATTTCTGTTTTAAAACCTACAAAAGACACAACTAAAGGTGTGCTTATATGTTGCTTTAAATTAATATAAAACTCACCATCAAAATTTGTGGTTGTACCAATAGATGTATTATCGAAATATACCGAAGCTCCAAAAATAGGTTCATTAGTTTTTTCATTTAAAACCACTCCTTTTAATTCCTGAGCAATAGAGGTTAAAAATGACAAAATAAACAATGATATTAAAACTACGTTTTTCATATAAGAAATCTGATTTAAGTATTTAGTATTCAACTAAGGTATTGTAGCTTATTAAAATTAAATTTTGAAGAATTAATTCTAAAAAAATTATATATGCTATATAAGTACTCCGAATTTAAACAATATATATAAAGAGAGAATAAATAATAACAAAATTAAAGTTTATTAGAACAACCCGTAATCTAAAGGTAAAACATCTCCTACTCTCTGCTTTGCCATAAAGCCTCCAAATAATACTTTATCTATTGGAGAGTAATTACCATAAGCATCAATAAAAAAGCGCTTAACCTGGCTTTGAATCGATGATTGTTTTCCTTTACAAAGAACGTTAAGCTTTTGAGAAAGTGACACCTCTGTTAGGTTTAAAGTATCGTTCTTAAAGGTTTTAATATGTAACGAAGGATCTGTTTGATAACTCCCTTTAAAAATTTTAAACTTTTCTTCCTTAAGTTTATTACTTGCAATCGCTCTCATAAAGTGTAATGTCGAACCTGTATACGCTTTTACTCTATTTCTTAAAGCACGCTTATGGTTTTTAGACTCTATATTCTCGAAAAAGGTGGTTCCAGAATAACCAACAGAAGCTACTGTTATAAATACTTTTTCTAAGTCTATATTAGCTTCTGTATCCATATTATAGTTAATATGAAAATTGTTTATATCATATTTTACAATATAATCTAAGGCTTCGTTTTTAACTATAATTGGCGCCTTTGCAGAAGCTATTAATTGTTTCGTATCACGTTTAAAATTTAAAACAAGAGCAGCTTCATTTAAGATAGTGCATTTTTCTGCGAATTCTGAGCGTCCTAAAAACTCTCTTTTAAATTTTTTAAGTTTAAACTCGCGAGACCATTCGTCTTTACTATCTAAAACAACTTCGGATAATGTATTTACATCTTCTTTTAGTTTAAAGATCTTATTAGTTTCAAAATTTTCTATTTTATAAATTATTCTTTCATATCCAACAAAAGAAATGACCAAAGGTGCATTAATTGTTTGTTTTAATGTAATTACGAATTCTCCATCAAAATTTGTAGTAGTGCCAATAGACGTATTATCGAAATATACTGAAGCTCCAATTATAGGTTCATTAGTGTTTTCGTTTAAAACAACACCCTTTAATTCTTGAGCAAATGAAGTTAAAAAAAAGAAAAAGAGTACTAACAGTAGTAAAACATTTTTCATATAAACAAAGCCATTAATCCTCGGCAATACTTCCAGGGAATTTACTTTCTAGTTCAGCTTGAAACTCCTCCATTACTGGACGCACTGTACTCTCTGGTAAATCTGATATTTTAATGTACATTAAACCATCTACTGCATCATTAAATAAAGGGTCGACATTAAAGCCTATAAGTCTACAATTTTGTTTAATGTACTTTTTAAGTAGTACAGGCAAACGTAAAGCACCTGGTTCTATTTCGTCTATAATCTTATCGAATTTATTTAAATCGGCTTCTGTAGCGTCGAAAACAAAGTCTTTATCTGCATCGTTTAGTTTTACCTTAAATTCTTTTTTAGGGTGTACATATTGGGCCACGTAAGGATCGTAATAGTGCGATTTCATAAACTCTATCATTAACGATTTAGAGAAGTTTGAAAACTGGTTACTAATACTAACACCACCAATAAGATATTTATGTTCTGGGTAACGTAAAGTGGTGTGTACAATACCTTTCCAAAGTAAAAATAGAGGCATTGGTTTTTGTTGGTATTCCTTTATAATAAAAGCACGTCCAAGCTCTAAAGACTCGCTCATCATTTTATAAAGCTCTGGCTCAAAACGAAATAAGTCTTGAAGGTAAAAACCATCGATACCATATTTTTCGAAAATCTTAGCTCCTAATCCCATTCTGTATGCTCCAGCTAATTTATTAGCTTCACAATCCCATAGAAACATGTGGTGATAATAACCATCGAACGCGTCTAAGTCAATAGCTTCATTTGTACCTTCTCCTACTTCTCTAAATGTAATTTCGCGTAAACGTCCAATTTCTCTTAGTATGTTTGGAATTTTTCTTGCTGATGATAAAAAGACTTCATAATTTTTGCTTTTTAATAATCTACTATCATCTTCACGAAGGAACTCTACTTCTTTTAACATTACTTTCGTGCTAACAGGAGTCACTATTTTTTTTGGTATCTTAACTGGCTTTGGCACTTTTAAAGTTGAAGAAATTGTATCTCTTAAATTCTCTTTAGGCTCAAAAGCATTAGATAACATATAGGTTTTTTTTCGAACAAATTCTGAAAAACTCTGAAGTGTTTCATGTTCGTTTTGGTCTTTTACAGAAATTGGTCGCCCTATTCTTACCTTAATTACACGTCTCTTTTGTGTTAATATTTCTGAAGGTAATTTTGCTGTTCTAAACGTATCACTAATTTTAGACAACGTATAAAAAAGTTTACTATTCTTAGCATGAAAATAAATTGGAACAATAGGTACGTTAGCTTTTTGAGCAAGTTTCATTGCTGCTTCCTCCCAAGGTTTATCTACCATTAGTTTACCATCCTTATAAGTAGAGACCTCACCTGCTGGAAAGATACCTAATGGGTGACCTTCTTTTAAATGTCTAATAGCGCTTTTAAAACCTGCAATACTTGATTTTACATCTTTACGGTCTTCAAAAGGATTAACAGGCATTATATAAGGCTTTAGTGGCTCTATACGATGCAATAAAAAGTTAGCAATTATTTTAAAATCAGCTCTTTGTTCGAGCATTAATTTTAACAACAAGATGCCATCAATACCTCCTAATGGATGGTTTGATACTGTTATATAAGCACCATCTTTGGGAAGTCTTTTTAAATCTTCTTCTGGTATTTCGAATTTAATTTGAAACTCATTTAAAATAGCATCTAAAAACTCGACTTCACTTAAGTGCTTGTTACGGTTATAGAATTTATTAAGTGTAGAGATTTTTAAAACCTTCATCAATAACCAACCTATAAACGTTCCAAATACACCGTATTTTTCAAGGTTTATTGCTTTTGAAACTTCTTTTGCAGTGACTAAAGACATTATTAATATTAATTTTTTTAAGCTTACAAATGTAAGCAATAGATTATTGAGTTACAACTTGTACAGTTTCTTGAAATAACTGCTTCAACAACACTGTTTTATCCTGTTCTAAATTTTTAATTGATGCTTCGTCATAATGCCTAATGGTATATAATGATACACTTTCATGACATTCTACTTTAAATTTAGCTTTTAAATGTAACAGTAATTTTTCTAAATTATTATAAGTGTTTTCAAAACAAACCGAAAAACTAATAGCAGAGTTTTGAATCATATCAACCTTCATTTTATAAAGCGCTAGTAAGTTAAAAATTTCACTAATATTTTCTTCTACTACATATGAAAAATCTAAAGTAGATAAGGATACTAAAACTTGATTTTGTTTTAAAATAAAACAAGGTACTTTTGGCTCAATACCTTGAGACTTATTTACTGTTGTTCCAGGATTTTCTGGATTTAAAAACGACTTTACATGCAAAGGAATTTCTTTGCGTTGTAATGGTTGTAAAGTTTTTGGATGAATTACAGATGCTCCATAAAAGGCAAGTTCTATAGCTTCGGTATAAGAAATAGTATTTAATAATTGTGTATTATTAAAATAACGTGGATCTCCATTTAAAACGCCAGGAACATCTTTCCAAATGGTTACACTTTGGGCATTTAAGCAATATGCGAAAATCGCAGCTGTGTAATCACTTCCTTCTCTTCCTAAAGTGGTTGTGAAATTGTTACTATCGCTAGCTATAAAACCTTGAGTAATATATAAAGTAGATTCTTTAACCTTGTTAATAATATTATTCTGGGTGGTTTCCCAATTTACATTTGCACGACGATAATAATCGTCTGTTTTTATACATTGTCTTACATCTAACCATGTGTTAGTTAAATGCATTTCGTTTAAATAATGACTAATAATGGTTGTAGAAACTAATTCGCCATAACCTATAACTTGATCGTAAATAAAATTATAATTTGGTGATTTATTACTTATAAAAAACTGTAGTAATTCTTTAAAATGCGCATCAACAGTATTAAAGACAGCGTGTTGTTTGTTGTTAAACAAATCCATCATAATATCGCGATGGTAGTTTTTTACGGTTTCTAATTCAGACTTAAAAGCATTGCTTTCATTTAAATATTTATCGATTACAACTTCTAGTGCATTTGTAGTTTTACCCATTGCAGACACTACAATAAGCCTATTTTCATAACCTACTTTTTCTAGTACTTTTACAACGTTTTTTACTCCGTTGGCATCTTTTACTGAAGCACCTCCAAACTTAAATACCTGCACTATATATTATTTAAATAATTTTTAATTCCGTTTTCATCTAGATGTACAACATCCCAATCGCGTTTAACATTTGCACCTTTTTTTTCGTAGAAAGCAATTGCAGGCTCATTCCAGTCTATAACCTCCCAACTTATGCGTTTAACACCCATTTTATTACCGTATTTTACAACCTCATCTAAGAGCACAGTGCCTAATCCGCTTCCTCTCATGCTTTTTTTAACAATTAAATCTTCAAGATGTAAAATTTCTCCTTTCCAAGTAGAATAACGTTTATAAACTAAGGCTGCTCCAACAACCTCGTTACCAGATTCTACAACAAAACAAGTAAATTTTGACTGTTTTCCATAACCATCTTCTTCAAGATTTTGCACTGTAATCTCAACAGCATCAGGTTCTTTTTCGAAAACAGCAAGCTCAACGATTAGATTATGAACACTTTTCATATCCTTTTTAGTTGCTAGACGTATTGAGTTCTTCATATTTAAAACATTTGAAAACCAAATATAGTTTAAAGTTAAATAAGCTAACATAATTACTTTTACGAAAACCTTGTAGTTGGTTAAAAAAAACGATATTTGCAAAAGCGAAAGTCTAAAACTATGTCTAGAAAAAATCAAACTTTAGGAGAATTTATTATTGAAAACCAATCATCTTTTAAATACACTTCTGGTGAATTATCAAGATTAATAAACTCCATTCGTCTAGCTGCGAAAGTAGTAAATCACGAAGTTAACAAAGCTGGTTTGGTAGATATTTTAGGAGCTGCAGGAGACACCAATATTCAAGGTGAAGACCAACAGAAACTAGACGTTTATGCTAACGAAAAATTTATACAAACCTTAACAAACAGAAATATTGTTTGTGGTATTGCAAGTGAAGAAGAAGACGATTTTATTTCTATAAATAGCCAAGACGAAAACAACCAAAATAAATATGTAGTATTAATAGACCCATTAGATGGCTCAAGTAACATTGATGTTAATGTTTCTGTAGGTACTATTTTTTCAATTTACAGACGTATAACACCAGTTGGGACACCTGTTACAATAGACGATTTTCTTCAAAAAGGAAATCAGCAGGTAGCAGCTGGTTACGTGGTTTATGGGACTTCTACAATGTTGGTTTACACAACTGGAGATGGTGTAAACGGATTTACATTAAATCCAGCTTTAGGAACACTTTATTTATCGCATCCAAACATGAAGTTCCCTGAAGATGGTAACATTTACTCTATAAACGAAGGTAATTACAACCATTTCCCTCAAGGTGTTAAAGACTATTTAAAATATTGCCAAAAAGAAGAAGACAATAGACCTTACACTTCAAGATATATTGGCTCTTTGGTTTCCGATTTTCATAGAAACATGATAAAAGGAGGTATTTACATGTATCCAAAAAGCTCTAAAAACGCTGCTGGAAAATTACGTTTACTTTACGAATGTAATCCTATGGCTTTTATCGCAGAACAAGCCAGTGGTAAGGCTAGTGATGGTTTTACAAGAATTTTAGATATAGAACCAACAGAGTTACACCAACGTGTTCCTTTTTTCTGCGGAAGTAAAAATATGGTAGAAAAAGCTGAAGAGTTTATGCAAAAGGCATAATAAACATGTTATACCAATACGCATTCAAAACAAATTATATAACTCACTTTAAAACATAATTGGCTTTATTCTAATTAATTTTGCTATTTTTACCGTGTTTTATTAAATTAAATGGTAATGGCAAAGAACGATAATAGCATAACTAACAATACAAACGCAACCGATTCTACTTCTAAAATTGATGCGATTAAGCAGCTTATTTTTGGAGAAAATATCCAAGAATATAATCATGAATTTGAAGCTGTAAAACAAGACATACTCAAGAAGAAGAAAGAATTAGAGAACTTACTTGATGATGTTAAGTCTGAGTTACTTCAAAATATTGATAACTTAAGTACAGATATTAATATTAGAATTACAGAACTAGAAAACACGCTAGAAGACAAAGCAGAGACTCTGGATGAGAAAAAATTAGACCGCAAACTTTTTGGTGATCTACTAATTAAACTTGGCGAGAAAATAAGTAACTAATTTGATTCTCACGCCATGAATCAAGACGAAAAACTTTCTATTTTAAAGGACATCTTACTAACAGATGAGCGTGAGTACGCCAAAAAAGTTGAAGAAAAACTTAAGATAGTTGAAGACATTATTAATAAACAGAATCAACTATCTAAACGTGTAGATCCTATTATAGATCAAAAACTCAATGATTTTGTTACAGAAATACCAAAAACTTTAGGACCTGTAATTACCGAAGCATTAAAGAGTGAAATTAAAAACTCTCAAGATGCTGTTGTAGAAGCATTATTTCCAATTATTGGAAAAATGATAAAAAAGTATGTACAACAAGAGATGCAAATTCTATCTGAACAGATAAACGCAAAAATGAATACCGCATTTTCTTTTGAAGCATTAAAGCGCAAATTTAAATCTAAAAGAACAGGAGTTAGTGAAGCAGACTTAATAATACAAGAACTCGCACAACCAGTTATAGAACAAGTTATGGTTATCGAAAAAGGTTCTGGTATTATAATTTCAGAACACTCTAAAACACAAGCTATAGAAGAAGACATGGTTGCTGGTATGCTTACTGCTATTAAAAGTTTTGCAGAAGATGCCTTCGAAAAAGACAAACAACAATTACAATACATCGAATATGACAACTTTCATATTCACCTACAAAACTTCTCGTCTTATTACATGGCTATAATTATCTCTGGACCATATAATGTTATTTTTAAAAGTAAGCTAGAAAACAAACTATTAGATTTTGCACAGAATTATATTAACAAAGATGATATAAAAGATAGCGATTCGTTTTCTAAAAAGTTGGAACTATATTTTCAATAACAAATATCGGTTCAAAAACATATAAAATGC includes these proteins:
- a CDS encoding carboxypeptidase-like regulatory domain-containing protein, with the protein product MKNVLLLLVLFFFFLTSFAQELKGVVLNENTNEPIIGASVYFDNTSIGTTTNFDGEFVITLKQTINAPLVISFVGYERIIYKIENFETNKIFKLKEDVNTLSEVVLDSKDEWSREFKLKKFKREFLGRSEFAEKCTILNEAALVLNFKRDTKQLIASAKAPIIVKNEALDYIVKYDINNFHINYNMDTEANIDLEKVFITVASVGYSGTTFFENIESKNHKRALRNRVKAYTGSTLHFMRAIASNKLKEEKFKIFKGSYQTDPSLHIKTFKNDTLNLTEVSLSQKLNVLCKGKQSSIQSQVKRFFIDAYGNYSPIDKVLFGGFMAKQRVGDVLPLDYGLF
- a CDS encoding fructose 1,6-bisphosphatase encodes the protein MAKNDNSITNNTNATDSTSKIDAIKQLIFGENIQEYNHEFEAVKQDILKKKKELENLLDDVKSELLQNIDNLSTDINIRITELENTLEDKAETLDEKKLDRKLFGDLLIKLGEKISN
- a CDS encoding helix-turn-helix transcriptional regulator, which produces MGFTKKHIFDEQQNQIASFTKMIGHPARVSIIQHISLNKDCNCNSLVKAIGLAQPTISQHLAEIRKTGLLKQTIKGKNLFYSINQDKLNESRRLINDFFVKTQVNCSKE
- a CDS encoding cell envelope biogenesis protein OmpA, giving the protein MNQDEKLSILKDILLTDEREYAKKVEEKLKIVEDIINKQNQLSKRVDPIIDQKLNDFVTEIPKTLGPVITEALKSEIKNSQDAVVEALFPIIGKMIKKYVQQEMQILSEQINAKMNTAFSFEALKRKFKSKRTGVSEADLIIQELAQPVIEQVMVIEKGSGIIISEHSKTQAIEEDMVAGMLTAIKSFAEDAFEKDKQQLQYIEYDNFHIHLQNFSSYYMAIIISGPYNVIFKSKLENKLLDFAQNYINKDDIKDSDSFSKKLELYFQ
- a CDS encoding aspartate kinase — protein: MQVFKFGGASVKDANGVKNVVKVLEKVGYENRLIVVSAMGKTTNALEVVIDKYLNESNAFKSELETVKNYHRDIMMDLFNNKQHAVFNTVDAHFKELLQFFISNKSPNYNFIYDQVIGYGELVSTTIISHYLNEMHLTNTWLDVRQCIKTDDYYRRANVNWETTQNNIINKVKESTLYITQGFIASDSNNFTTTLGREGSDYTAAIFAYCLNAQSVTIWKDVPGVLNGDPRYFNNTQLLNTISYTEAIELAFYGASVIHPKTLQPLQRKEIPLHVKSFLNPENPGTTVNKSQGIEPKVPCFILKQNQVLVSLSTLDFSYVVEENISEIFNLLALYKMKVDMIQNSAISFSVCFENTYNNLEKLLLHLKAKFKVECHESVSLYTIRHYDEASIKNLEQDKTVLLKQLFQETVQVVTQ
- a CDS encoding GNAT family N-acetyltransferase, yielding MKNSIRLATKKDMKSVHNLIVELAVFEKEPDAVEITVQNLEEDGYGKQSKFTCFVVESGNEVVGAALVYKRYSTWKGEILHLEDLIVKKSMRGSGLGTVLLDEVVKYGNKMGVKRISWEVIDWNEPAIAFYEKKGANVKRDWDVVHLDENGIKNYLNNI
- the fbp gene encoding class 1 fructose-bisphosphatase, translated to MSRKNQTLGEFIIENQSSFKYTSGELSRLINSIRLAAKVVNHEVNKAGLVDILGAAGDTNIQGEDQQKLDVYANEKFIQTLTNRNIVCGIASEEEDDFISINSQDENNQNKYVVLIDPLDGSSNIDVNVSVGTIFSIYRRITPVGTPVTIDDFLQKGNQQVAAGYVVYGTSTMLVYTTGDGVNGFTLNPALGTLYLSHPNMKFPEDGNIYSINEGNYNHFPQGVKDYLKYCQKEEDNRPYTSRYIGSLVSDFHRNMIKGGIYMYPKSSKNAAGKLRLLYECNPMAFIAEQASGKASDGFTRILDIEPTELHQRVPFFCGSKNMVEKAEEFMQKA
- a CDS encoding lysophospholipid acyltransferase family protein, producing the protein MSLVTAKEVSKAINLEKYGVFGTFIGWLLMKVLKISTLNKFYNRNKHLSEVEFLDAILNEFQIKFEIPEEDLKRLPKDGAYITVSNHPLGGIDGILLLKLMLEQRADFKIIANFLLHRIEPLKPYIMPVNPFEDRKDVKSSIAGFKSAIRHLKEGHPLGIFPAGEVSTYKDGKLMVDKPWEEAAMKLAQKANVPIVPIYFHAKNSKLFYTLSKISDTFRTAKLPSEILTQKRRVIKVRIGRPISVKDQNEHETLQSFSEFVRKKTYMLSNAFEPKENLRDTISSTLKVPKPVKIPKKIVTPVSTKVMLKEVEFLREDDSRLLKSKNYEVFLSSARKIPNILREIGRLREITFREVGEGTNEAIDLDAFDGYYHHMFLWDCEANKLAGAYRMGLGAKIFEKYGIDGFYLQDLFRFEPELYKMMSESLELGRAFIIKEYQQKPMPLFLLWKGIVHTTLRYPEHKYLIGGVSISNQFSNFSKSLMIEFMKSHYYDPYVAQYVHPKKEFKVKLNDADKDFVFDATEADLNKFDKIIDEIEPGALRLPVLLKKYIKQNCRLIGFNVDPLFNDAVDGLMYIKISDLPESTVRPVMEEFQAELESKFPGSIAED
- a CDS encoding VOC family protein, encoding MKKRVTGIGGLFFKSKDPKAAKDWYSKHLGFNTDDYGCTFWTKDKEGKDCSTQWSPFKDDTTYFEPSKKEFMFNYRVENLHELLAALKEEGVTIVGKVEEYDYGKFGWILDNDGNKIELWEPIDKAFL
- a CDS encoding carboxypeptidase-like regulatory domain-containing protein; its protein translation is MKNVVLISLFILSFLTSIAQELKGVVLNEKTNEPIFGASVYFDNTSIGTTTNFDGEFYINLKQHISTPLVVSFVGFKTEIHSVKNFESKKTFKLEVDLNVLSEVVLESRDEWSREFKLKEFRREFLGRSEFGKKCVILNEEVLVLNFERETKQLIVSAKAPVIVKNESLDYVLTYDIEDFYINYDIKIKGRKNLEKLSKTVTFMSYSGTTFFENIDSGKHKLALLNREKAYKGSTLHFMRSIASNSLNEENFQIFKNSTKREPSRHIRILKNDSLNITKVAITSKLDVLCDGNRSSVESKVESFEIDNQGNHSPIDKVIFSGFMGNQRIGDVLPLDYGL
- a CDS encoding NINE protein yields the protein MSDEKNLKDGLDDMLGDAKDGAKKAADKASELAEDAKEKASEFADDAKETISDFTDSAKEAFTGATGENKKVLAGVLGILLGAFGVHKFILGYTKEGIIMAVVGVLGFFLCGIPTMIVSVVGLVEGIMYITKTDEEFYNTYQVGRKPWF